From Candidatus Cybelea sp., a single genomic window includes:
- the dut gene encoding dUTP diphosphatase, with translation MERVRVAVARLPQGEGLPLPAYMSEHAAGADLCAAIGDQLTLLPGARALVPTGLSIALPPGYEAQVRPRSGLAIQSGVTCLNSPGTIDADYRGEVCVVLANLGSKPVLINRGDRIAQMVVAPVSRAEFEVVEELPPSPRGEGGFGSTGVVP, from the coding sequence GTGGAGCGCGTGCGTGTCGCGGTTGCGCGCCTGCCGCAAGGCGAAGGTCTGCCGTTGCCTGCATATATGAGCGAGCATGCCGCGGGCGCCGATCTCTGCGCGGCGATCGGCGATCAGCTTACGCTGCTGCCGGGGGCGCGCGCACTCGTGCCGACGGGTCTCTCGATCGCTCTTCCGCCCGGCTACGAGGCACAGGTTCGGCCGCGGAGCGGGCTTGCTATTCAAAGCGGCGTCACGTGCCTCAACTCACCCGGGACGATCGACGCCGACTATCGCGGCGAGGTTTGCGTGGTGCTCGCAAACCTTGGAAGCAAACCGGTTCTCATCAATCGCGGCGATCGCATCGCCCAGATGGTCGTCGCGCCGGTCTCGCGTGCCGAGTTTGAAGTTGTCGAGGAGCTCCCGCCCAGTCCGCGCGGCGAAGGAGGCTTCGGTTCGACGGGCGTCGTCCCGTGA
- the nrdR gene encoding transcriptional regulator NrdR produces MPWGGYLPLTCPTCRKSETRVVDSRDDETVVRRRRECLDPRCKHRFTTYERMEVPRLFVVKKDGRREQYSRDKILAGLRKACEKRPISEGRMEAVAADLERELFARGESEVPSAMVGEKLMEALRKLDPVAYIRFASVYRSFRDIESFREELAQL; encoded by the coding sequence ATGCCGTGGGGGGGATATTTACCACTGACTTGCCCGACCTGTCGTAAGAGCGAGACCCGCGTCGTCGACTCGCGCGACGACGAAACCGTGGTGCGCCGCCGCCGCGAGTGTCTGGATCCGCGCTGCAAGCACCGCTTTACGACCTACGAACGCATGGAAGTGCCGCGCCTCTTCGTCGTCAAAAAGGATGGCCGGCGGGAACAGTACAGCCGTGATAAGATTTTGGCCGGGCTGCGAAAAGCGTGCGAAAAGCGGCCGATCTCCGAAGGGCGTATGGAGGCGGTGGCCGCCGATTTGGAACGCGAACTCTTCGCCCGCGGAGAGAGCGAGGTACCCTCGGCGATGGTCGGCGAGAAGCTCATGGAAGCGCTGCGAAAACTCGATCCGGTCGCGTACATTCGCTTTGCTAGCGTCTATCGATCGTTCCGCGATATCGAAAGCTTCCGAGAAGAGCTCGCTCAGCTTTAG